A window of Selenomonadales bacterium contains these coding sequences:
- a CDS encoding GNAT family N-acetyltransferase, translating to MVARLGTQHAPEIAELLAESFRVDPAFVALFAEVPPRRASSYRTFMRIWARSAFRLGHSVFGMRDAGALAGVVAVTPPGPQRQPISLRDLPLLPSLLLGMRLDVGVELAKAVRRPREVPRATPEISMLAVSPAHQGRGMAKELLQAAHTALAAGSDNKQVYLYTTALGSRKFYEKQGYRLVAATQAAGADVYHMVFNLPTT from the coding sequence ATGGTGGCAAGGCTTGGTACGCAGCACGCGCCTGAGATTGCGGAGCTACTGGCAGAGTCGTTTCGCGTAGACCCGGCTTTTGTCGCGCTGTTTGCAGAGGTCCCACCGCGCCGGGCTAGCTCTTATAGGACTTTTATGCGGATATGGGCGCGCAGTGCGTTTCGCTTGGGGCACAGCGTGTTCGGCATGCGCGACGCCGGTGCCCTAGCGGGGGTCGTGGCCGTTACTCCCCCCGGTCCACAGCGGCAACCCATCTCGCTCAGAGACCTGCCGCTCCTGCCATCGCTCCTCTTGGGCATGCGCCTAGACGTAGGAGTAGAACTTGCCAAAGCAGTGCGCCGCCCACGCGAGGTTCCCCGCGCGACGCCGGAAATTTCCATGCTTGCCGTCAGCCCCGCGCATCAGGGCAGGGGCATGGCTAAGGAGCTACTGCAGGCCGCGCACACTGCCCTCGCCGCCGGCAGCGATAACAAGCAGGTGTACCTGTACACCACCGCGCTTGGAAGCCGCAAGTTCTACGAAAAGCAAGGCTACAGGCTTGTGGCTGCAACACAAGCGGCAGGAGCGGATGTCTACCACATGGTGTTTAACTTACCTACAACGTAA
- a CDS encoding queuosine precursor transporter, protein MSNEFLFLTTTIVGFALILFTFRFFGKVGMYCWIVLSIIVCNIEVLKTVAIGGIVATTGNVLYGATFLATDIINEIYGPKSARTGVWLGFLAMISTTVMLQLTLAFVPHASDWAHPHLSALFSFLPRIAFASLSAYLVSQFMDIHIFVRLRAKFSSNKYIWLRNNGSTLLSQLVDSVVFSLLAFTGVFPWDIVLQITASTYLLKAVIALLDTPFVYIARHWYDTARVREAD, encoded by the coding sequence ATGTCAAACGAGTTTCTCTTCCTAACCACCACTATTGTCGGCTTCGCGCTCATCCTGTTTACGTTTCGCTTCTTTGGCAAGGTCGGGATGTACTGCTGGATTGTGCTGTCGATTATCGTCTGTAACATTGAAGTGCTCAAGACCGTGGCTATAGGCGGGATTGTGGCGACAACCGGCAATGTCTTGTATGGCGCGACGTTTCTTGCTACAGACATTATTAACGAAATCTACGGGCCAAAGAGCGCACGCACCGGAGTCTGGCTTGGCTTCTTGGCAATGATTTCTACGACCGTAATGCTCCAGTTAACACTCGCCTTCGTGCCGCACGCGAGCGACTGGGCGCATCCGCACCTTAGTGCCCTATTCTCGTTTTTGCCCCGCATTGCGTTCGCTAGCTTAAGCGCGTATTTGGTGAGTCAGTTCATGGACATTCACATCTTTGTGCGGCTTAGGGCCAAATTTAGCTCGAACAAGTATATCTGGCTGCGCAACAACGGCAGCACATTGCTTAGCCAGCTCGTCGACTCGGTGGTCTTTTCGCTGTTGGCGTTTACCGGTGTATTCCCCTGGGACATTGTGCTGCAGATTACGGCTTCGACTTATCTGCTAAAGGCCGTAATTGCCCTACTCGATACTCCATTTGTCTACATCGCCCGCCACTGGTACGATACCGCCCGCGTGCGGGAAGCAGATTAG